From Nicotiana tabacum cultivar K326 chromosome 22, ASM71507v2, whole genome shotgun sequence, one genomic window encodes:
- the LOC107831243 gene encoding tRNA (guanine(26)-N(2))-dimethyltransferase 1, protein MDKEKTGDDEKQQKDTSFDLNDYTIIKEGEAEILMHSKNQVFYNKTQVNNRDMSIAVLRTFISQRKLEHESMLDRRVKTGPKVPDESVSEMEPPADSVHYNGKFNDGYELLEEMSSDEPCSISGAPTRNLREKDREELKPARVLEALSASGLRALRYAREVEGIGQVVALDNDKVSVEACRRNIRFNGPVACSKLESHLADARVYMLTHPKEFDVVDLDPYGSPSLFLDSAVQSVVDGGILMCTATDLAVLCGGNGEVCYSKYGSYPLRGKYCHEMALRILLACIESHANRYKRYIVPVLSVQMDFYVRVFVRIYSSASAMKNTPLKLSYVYQCTGCDSFHLQPVGRTIAKDNSLRYHPGFGPAVPQECSDCGKKFNMGGPIWSAPIHDQEWVAAILADVKSMKEQYPAYDRICAVLTAISEELPDIPLFLSLHNISATLKCTSPSAIIFRSAVINAGYRISGTHVNPLGLKTDAPMHTIWDIMRCWVKNHPVKAQPSNQAGSMILAKEPVLQANFARAVASFSKAQAKKVARFLPNPEKHWGPKLRAGRKITERIVKMLVGLGR, encoded by the exons ATGGACAAGGAGAAAACAGGGGATGACGAGAAGCAGCAGAAAGACACTTCCTTTGACCTCAATGATTACACCATCATCAAAGAAGGAGAAGCTGAGATTCTTATGCATTCCAAAAATCAAGTCTTTTACAACAAAACCCAG GTGAATAATAGAGATATGTCTATTGCTGTTTTGAGGACCTTTATATCACAGCGCAAGCTGGAGCATGAATCAATGTTGGACAGACGAGTGAAGACTGGCCCTAAAGTACCAGATGAATCAGTTTCTGAAATGGAACCTCCAGCTGATTCTGTGCACTATAATGGAAAATTCAATGATGGATATGAACTCTTGGAAGAGATGTCCTCGGATGAACCATGTAGCATCTCAGGGGCGCCGACCAGAAATCTACGGGAAAAAGATCGAGAAGAGCTGAAGCCAGCACGAGTTCTTGAG GCTCTTTCAGCTTCTGGATTGAGGGCTTTAAGATATGCACGTGAAGTAGAAGGAATTGGTCAAGTTGTGGCCCTTGACAATGATAAAG TCTCTGTTGAAGCTTGCAGGAGAAACATAAGATTCAATGGTCCTGTGGCATGCTCAAAGCTGGAGTCCCACCTTGCGGATGCTCGAGTTTATATGCTTACCCATCCCAAAGAATTTGATGTG GTTGATCTTGATCCTTATGGATCACCATCTCTGTTCTTGGATTCTGCTGTTCAATCAGTTGTAGACGGGGGAATATTAATGTGTACTGCTACTGATTTGGCAGTGCTATGTGGGGGAAATGGAGAAGTATGCTATTCCAA ATATGGCTCCTATCCTTTGAGAGGGAAATATTGCCATGAAATGGCTTTGCGGATCCTTCTTGCCTGCATCGAG AGCCATGCAAATCGGTACAAAAGATATATTGTTCCAGTATTATCTGTTCAGATGGACTTCTATGTACGTGTTTTTGTTCGTATCTATAG TTCAGCAAGTGCTATGAAGAATACTCCTCTGAAGCTCTCATATGTCTATCAGTGCACTGGTTGTGATTCTTTCCATCTTCAGCCAGTCGGAAGAACTATCGCAAAG GATAACAGCCTCAGATACCACCCCGGATTTGGCCCAGCTGTTCCTCAAGAGTGCAGTGATTGTGGAAAAAAATTCAATATGGGTGGACCGATATGGTCTGCGCCCATCCATGATCAAGAATGGGTAGCTGCCATACTTGCTGATGTGAAATCAATGAAGGAACAGTATCCAGCTTATGATCGAATCTGTGCTGTGCTGACAGCAATTTCAGAG GAATTACCTGATATTCCTCTGTTTCTGAGTTTGCACAATATCTCCgcaacactgaaatgcacttctcCCTCAGCAATTATCTTTCGCTCTGCTGTAATCAATGCTGGATATCGCATATCGGGGACTCATGTGAATCCTTTGGGATTGAAAACAGATGCTCCTATGCATACCATTTGGGATATCATGCGCTGCTGG GTCAAAAATCATCCTGTGAAAGCTCAACCATCTAACCAGGCTGGAAGTATGATTCTTGCTAAGGAACCTGTTCTGCAG GCTAATTTTGCTCGGGCTGTTGCATCCTTTAGCAAGGCACAGGCTAAGAAGGTTGCTCGTTTCCTTCCTAATCCCGAAAAGCATTGGGGCCCAAAACTCAGGGCAGGTCGCAAGATTACTG AGAGGATTGTGAAAATGCTTGTAGGACTTGGGAGGTAG